One genomic window of Tachypleus tridentatus isolate NWPU-2018 chromosome 12, ASM421037v1, whole genome shotgun sequence includes the following:
- the LOC143233097 gene encoding glutathione synthetase-like isoform X1, which yields MESKIKRKMYSNFIQQILPNQNMDQEQQLRSLAPVVQMAKDYALINGISMRTKESYEDDSVVLLPFTLFPSPFPKKSFEYVKFIQRDINLLLHRVAYNYEFLCSCLKNAIQTDEFTANLFSIYEEVIKEGFAQPLSLGLFRSDYMLNSTSNDVNFEDLEIKQVEVNTIASSFGGLASRLESLHRLVLNQCGCQELAQKIPVNPAVSRLAEGLVAAWEVYGKSEAVILFVVEEETYNISDQRCLEFAVREKRKDIHVTRQKFSELQLNAVLKEKRLHVKNQEVAVVYFRTGYVPDQYSKQDWKLRLLIEKSRAIKCPSIQYHLAGTKKVQQELSRPGIMEKLFKDVDYVKRVRNVFAGQYSLDLDSSGDEIVIEALQNPQNYVMKPQREGGGYNIYGKQVKTKLTELGRSKEREAYILMERIKPPSTENYIIQRKEPPTKISIIGELGIFGVILGNQEDVLVNNEAGHLLRSKKIGIDEGGIAAGYGQLDSPLLF from the exons ATGGAAAgtaaaattaagagaaaaatgtattcaaattTCATTCAACAAATTCTACCCAACCAAAACATGGACCAAGAGCAACAGCTACGTTCATTAGCACCTGTTGTTCAGATGGCAAAAGATTATGCACTCATAAATG GCATATCAATGCGGACTAAAGAGTCTTATGAAGATGACAGCGTAGTCTTACTACCATTTACTCTTTTTCCATCACCATTTCCAAAAAAGAGTTTTGAATATGTAAAGTTCATTCAGAGAGATATTAATTTACTACTTCATCGAGTGGCTTACAATTATGAATTCTTATGTTCCTGTTTAAAGAA TGCAATTCAAACAGATGAGTTTACAGCAAATTTGTTTAGTATATACGAAGAAGTCATAAAAGAAGGTTTTGCTCAA CCCCTAAGTTTGGGATTGTTTCGTTCTGATTACATGCTAAATAGTACTAGCAATGATGTGAACTTTGAAGATTTGGAAATAAAACAGGTAGAAGTTAATACAATTGCATCAAGTTTTGGTGGACTCGCATCTCGTTTGGAAAGTTTACATAG gcTTGTTTTGAACCAGTGTGGATGTCAAGAACTTGCTCAAAAG ATTCCTGTAAACCCAGCTGTCAGTAGATTAGCTGAAGGTTTAGTGGCTGCATGGGAAGTCTATGGTAAATCAGA AGCAGTTATTCTTTTTGTTGTTGAAGAAGAAACTTATAATATAAGTGATCAAAGGTGTTTAGAGTTTGCTGTTcgagaaaaaagaaaagatattcaTGTGACAAGACAAAAGTTTTCAGAACTTCAGTTGAATGCTGTGTTAAAGGAGAAAAGGCTTCATGT GAAAAACCAAGAAGTAGCTGTGGTTTACTTTCGTACTGGTTATGTTCCTGATCAGTATAGTAAACAG GACTGGAAGCTGCGGCTTTTAATAGAGAAATCCAGAGCTATCAAGTGTCCCTCCATACAGTATCACCTGGCAGGAACTAAAAAGGTTCAGCAGGAGTTATCAAGACCTGGAATTATGGAAAAGTTATTTAAAGATGTAGATTATGTTAAAAGAGTGAGGAATGTTTTTGCAGGACAATATTCCTTGGATTTG GATTCTAGTGGAGATGAAATTGTAATAGAAGCTTTACAAAATCCACAGAACTATGTCATGAAACCACAACGGGAAGGAGGAG GATACAATATATATGGAAAACAAGTGAAAACTAAGTTGACAGAACTTGGAAGATCTAAAGAGCGAGAAGCCTACATCTTAATGGAAAGAATAAAACCACCATCTACTGAGAATTACATCATTCAGAGGAAAGAACCACCAACCAAGATCTCAATAATTGGAGAACTTGGTATCTTTGGAGTTATTCTTGG